Proteins from a single region of Nitrospira sp.:
- a CDS encoding response regulator, whose product MRKVLFVDDMPEVLRMLKRTLDPIKGEWDMRFVESAPEALAVMEQDAFDVLATDMIMPGMDGFQLLKEAKARYPQMVRIAFSGQQGQSLGLRSTDLAHQFLEKPIDAQLLRSIMIRACGLRALLSDDNVRKIVTNLKCLPSLPVLYKELTDEIHSGDASLKKIAKIISKDMAMVTKILQLVNSAFFGLRTTVSNPEQAVALLGSDTIRALVLSMQAFSQFDAKALPGFSLEALWQHGLKTSGYAKAIAKEERVPQAMIDDAFTAGLLHDIGMLVLASNMPDGYKQVLGLQKDKGLLDWQAEQEVFGVTHAEVGAYLLGLWGVGEAIVEAVAYHHRPSACDELAFSPLTAVHVANGLAESEQSAGEGATSLPIDEAYLTKLGKLDQLAAWKEACQPDEE is encoded by the coding sequence ATGCGGAAAGTCTTATTCGTGGATGACATGCCGGAAGTCCTGCGCATGTTGAAGCGCACGCTCGATCCGATCAAGGGCGAGTGGGACATGCGCTTTGTGGAAAGCGCGCCGGAGGCCCTAGCCGTAATGGAGCAGGATGCGTTCGACGTGCTGGCGACCGACATGATCATGCCGGGGATGGACGGGTTCCAACTGTTGAAGGAAGCTAAGGCCCGGTATCCGCAGATGGTGCGCATCGCCTTCTCCGGGCAGCAAGGGCAGAGCCTGGGCCTGCGCTCGACCGATCTGGCGCATCAGTTTCTTGAAAAGCCCATCGATGCGCAACTCCTGCGGTCGATCATGATCCGCGCCTGCGGGCTGCGGGCGCTGTTGTCCGACGACAACGTGCGCAAGATCGTCACAAATCTCAAGTGCCTCCCCAGCCTTCCGGTGCTTTATAAAGAATTGACGGATGAGATCCATTCCGGCGATGCCTCGCTCAAGAAGATCGCCAAGATCATCTCCAAAGATATGGCGATGGTGACCAAGATTCTCCAATTGGTGAACTCCGCCTTTTTCGGATTGCGCACGACGGTTTCGAATCCCGAGCAGGCGGTCGCGTTGCTCGGCAGCGACACGATTCGCGCCCTCGTGTTGTCGATGCAGGCCTTCTCCCAGTTCGATGCCAAGGCGTTGCCGGGTTTTTCGCTCGAAGCCTTGTGGCAACATGGACTGAAAACCAGCGGCTATGCGAAGGCGATCGCAAAGGAAGAGCGCGTCCCGCAGGCCATGATCGACGATGCCTTCACGGCGGGACTGCTGCACGATATCGGCATGCTGGTGTTGGCGAGTAACATGCCCGACGGGTACAAACAGGTGTTGGGACTTCAGAAGGACAAGGGCCTGCTCGACTGGCAGGCCGAGCAGGAGGTCTTCGGCGTCACCCATGCCGAAGTCGGTGCCTATCTGTTGGGACTCTGGGGAGTCGGCGAAGCGATCGTCGAAGCCGTCGCCTATCACCATCGGCCATCCGCCTGCGACGAGTTGGCGTTCAGTCCCCTCACCGCGGTGCATGTGGCCAATGGGCTGGCTGAGAGCGAGCAGTCTGCTGGAGAGGGAGCCACATCTCTCCCCATCGATGAAGCCTACCTGACCAAGCTGGGCAAATTGGATCAGCTTGCAGCATGGAAAGAAGCCTGTCAGCCGGACGAAGAGTAA
- a CDS encoding glutamate-5-semialdehyde dehydrogenase: protein MISDEEQQELAPVDAPETKDVQEVPPLSIPDYVHELVTRARQAAGRLATLSTVVKNNALIAMADALDEKQAALIEANEKDVEAFGMDPDKAAMADRLRLTEQRIADMSAGIREVAKLPDPLGDMPKMWTRPNGMQVGRVRVPIGVIGIIYESRPNVTADSAALCLKSGNACVLRGGSEAIHSNTAIAAVLAEAAEKAGIPAGAISFVDRPDRELVPVLLKQDRYIDLIIPRGGPSLMKTIAEHATIPVVKHDAGICHIYVDADADQAMAEAICVNAKAQRPSTCNAMETLLVHQTIARTFLPRLMEKLQAAKVEVRGCPRTCQLLPDAKPAADDDFGKEFLELVLAVRVVKNMDEAMEHIAKYGSQHTEAIITTNYQRAMRFLREVDAGAVLVNASTRLNDGYQFGLGAEIGISTSRIHARGPMGLEELTCSKFIVLGSGQIRE, encoded by the coding sequence ATGATCTCCGACGAGGAACAGCAGGAATTAGCCCCCGTTGATGCTCCCGAGACGAAGGACGTTCAGGAAGTCCCGCCGCTTTCCATACCCGACTATGTGCATGAACTGGTCACGCGGGCCAGGCAGGCCGCCGGTCGTCTCGCGACGCTTTCCACAGTCGTGAAAAACAATGCCTTGATCGCCATGGCCGATGCGCTGGATGAGAAGCAGGCCGCCCTCATCGAAGCTAATGAAAAGGATGTCGAGGCCTTCGGGATGGACCCGGACAAGGCTGCGATGGCCGACCGCCTCCGGCTCACCGAGCAACGGATTGCCGACATGTCGGCCGGGATCAGGGAAGTCGCAAAGCTGCCGGATCCTTTAGGCGATATGCCGAAGATGTGGACCAGGCCGAACGGGATGCAGGTAGGCCGGGTGCGTGTGCCGATTGGGGTCATCGGTATCATCTATGAGTCGCGTCCGAATGTCACCGCCGATTCTGCTGCGCTTTGCTTGAAGTCCGGCAATGCCTGTGTGCTGCGCGGCGGGAGCGAGGCCATTCATTCGAATACCGCCATTGCGGCCGTGTTGGCCGAAGCCGCGGAGAAGGCAGGGATTCCCGCAGGCGCCATCAGTTTTGTCGATCGTCCGGATCGGGAACTTGTGCCGGTCTTGCTGAAGCAGGATCGCTATATCGACCTCATCATCCCTCGGGGCGGTCCTTCCCTCATGAAGACGATCGCCGAGCATGCCACAATTCCGGTCGTCAAGCACGATGCAGGGATCTGTCACATCTACGTGGATGCGGATGCCGATCAGGCCATGGCCGAGGCGATCTGTGTGAATGCCAAAGCCCAGCGGCCTTCGACCTGTAATGCCATGGAAACCCTGCTGGTCCATCAAACGATCGCACGGACGTTTCTCCCGCGCCTCATGGAAAAGCTGCAAGCGGCCAAGGTGGAAGTGCGCGGTTGCCCCAGGACCTGCCAATTGCTGCCGGACGCGAAACCGGCGGCCGACGATGACTTTGGAAAAGAGTTCTTAGAGTTGGTCCTGGCCGTGAGGGTTGTGAAGAACATGGACGAGGCGATGGAGCACATTGCCAAGTACGGGTCGCAGCACACCGAAGCCATCATCACAACCAACTATCAGCGGGCCATGCGGTTCCTGCGGGAAGTCGATGCGGGGGCGGTGCTGGTGAATGCGTCCACGCGACTCAATGACGGCTATCAATTCGGGCTCGGTGCCGAGATCGGCATCAGTACGTCCCGCATCCATGCCCGGGGTCCCATGGGGCTGGAAGAGCTCACCTGTTCGAAGTTCATCGTCCTGGGGAGCGGCCAGATCCGCGAGTAA